In the genome of Phycisphaeraceae bacterium, one region contains:
- a CDS encoding PD40 domain-containing protein, whose amino-acid sequence MPRLRSGTLIAILPGALACAVFAHGPEQRARPALDAPSVWREAERETLGDHVRLTDPAMFARAGEAYFDKDMKRIIFQAVPRGDWDSGASAEHYSMYVATITRDERGLPSGLRDIVRVSPDHSANTCGWFHPRDTWSVLFGSTIVEPAKQAASGYQRSSRDYVWQFPEEMEIVEVRLPGAPPIERGIAIKDSCFSPMINPRPMTQRTLFAREGYDAECSWSSDGRFVLYVNVKPGTKEGDIFVHDTETGAHHALVTAPGYDGGPFFSRDGEFITYRSDRVGNDLLQVFVAKLAFENGVPTGIEWEREVTANEHVNWAPYWSKDGKWVAYSTSEVGHTNYEVFLIESNTGDQALPASELARKRITHTAGFDGLPVFSEDGRWMMWTSQRLSDTDAPDANPGSQVWCARRRE is encoded by the coding sequence ATGCCCCGCCTTCGCAGCGGCACGCTCATCGCCATCCTCCCCGGCGCGCTCGCCTGCGCCGTGTTCGCCCACGGGCCCGAGCAGCGCGCCCGCCCGGCGCTCGACGCGCCCAGCGTCTGGCGCGAGGCCGAGCGCGAGACGCTGGGCGACCATGTCCGCCTCACCGACCCCGCGATGTTCGCGCGCGCCGGCGAGGCCTACTTCGACAAGGACATGAAACGCATCATCTTCCAGGCGGTCCCGCGCGGCGACTGGGACAGCGGCGCCAGCGCCGAGCACTACTCCATGTATGTCGCCACCATCACCCGCGACGAGCGCGGGCTGCCCAGCGGGCTCAGGGACATCGTCCGCGTCTCGCCCGACCACAGCGCCAACACCTGCGGCTGGTTCCACCCCAGGGACACGTGGTCGGTGCTCTTCGGCAGCACGATCGTCGAGCCGGCCAAACAGGCCGCCAGCGGGTACCAGCGGTCCAGCCGCGATTATGTGTGGCAGTTCCCCGAAGAGATGGAGATCGTCGAGGTGCGACTGCCCGGCGCGCCGCCGATCGAGCGGGGCATCGCGATCAAGGACTCGTGCTTCTCGCCGATGATCAATCCGCGCCCGATGACGCAGCGCACGCTCTTCGCGCGCGAGGGCTACGACGCGGAGTGCTCGTGGTCGAGCGACGGGCGCTTCGTGCTGTATGTCAATGTGAAGCCGGGCACGAAGGAGGGCGACATCTTCGTGCACGACACGGAGACCGGCGCCCACCACGCGCTGGTGACGGCGCCCGGATACGACGGCGGGCCGTTCTTCTCGCGCGACGGGGAGTTCATCACCTATCGCAGCGACCGCGTGGGCAACGACCTGCTGCAGGTCTTCGTCGCGAAACTCGCCTTCGAGAACGGCGTGCCGACCGGCATCGAGTGGGAGCGCGAGGTCACGGCCAACGAGCATGTGAACTGGGCGCCCTACTGGTCGAAGGACGGGAAGTGGGTCGCCTATTCGACCAGCGAGGTCGGGCACACGAACTACGAGGTGTTCCTGATCGAGTCGAACACAGGCGACCAGGCCCTGCCGGCGTCGGAGCTGGCTCGGAAGCGGATCACCCACACCGCCGGTTTCGACGGGCTGCCCGTCTTCAGCGAGGACGGCCGCTGGATGATGTGGACGAGCCAGCGCCTGTCCGACACCGACGCCCCGGACGCGAACCCGGGCAGCCAGGTGTGGTGTGCGAGGAGAAGGGAATAG